One region of Alosa sapidissima isolate fAloSap1 chromosome 1, fAloSap1.pri, whole genome shotgun sequence genomic DNA includes:
- the tpgs1 gene encoding tubulin polyglutamylase complex subunit 1, with amino-acid sequence MFNVVTQPDSTLPLLPRNMADKRRSGVMSDSKPTTKAETDQEFLSQAGVGVLLRGALLKLVEARSEDPIGFLAEHFSNLASETDNSPVGGSDGEHHCNVLEQQQLSRALWHIGLAHHSQRSAFNSNTRVAYDLLKQNGPRRRGGAGGVKGRVYTELLRGLCSEGGLSVTASAPLLQRIHCHDHEAVPFELFRQGVLTCAVFADYIRKSQCLYAAVSSCPERAADRVLCQAVLGTLQEALETTSAWADVARYLEASMKISPGKLAQAMAEAQGPDRGGTGSTMDAQEFEDTAAKLFLVRVRIVS; translated from the exons ATGTTTAATGTGGTCACTCAACCTGACTCGACACTTCCGTTGTTACCGAGAAACATGGCGGATAAGCGGCGTTCGGGAGTGATGTCTGACTCAAAACCAACAACCAAAGCAGAGACGGACCAAGAATTCTTATCTCAGGCAGGCGTAGGAGTTTTACTTCGAGGTGCGTTGCTTAAACTCGTAGAGGCTAGATCTGAAGATCCTATTGGTTTCCTGGCCGAACACTTCAGCAATTTAGCATCCGAAACGGACAACAGTCCGGTCGGAGGCAGTGATGGGGAGCATCACTGTAATGTActggagcagcagcagcttaGCCGAGCCTTGTGGCACATCGGTTTAGCGCATCATTCGCAAAG ATCAGCATTCAATAGCAACACACGTGTAGCTTATGACCTCCTCAAGCAGAATGGGCCTCGTCGccgtggtggtgctggtggtgtcaAAGGTCGCGTGTACACGGAGCTGCTCCGTGGCTTATGCAGCGAGGGCGGCCTGTCCGTCACCGCCTCTGCCCCGCTCCTGCAGCGCATTCACTGCCACGACCACGAGGCGGTGCCCTTTGAGCTCTTCCGGCAGGGCGTGCTGACCTGCGCCGTGTTCGCCGACTACATCCGCAAGTCCCAGTGCCTGTACGCGGCCGTCAGCAGCTGTCCCGAGCGGGCCGCTGACAGGGTGTTGTGTCAGGCCGTGCTGGGGACCCTCCAGGAGGCCCTGGAAACCACCTCGGCCTGGGCTGACGTGGCCCGCTACCTGGAGGCCAGCATGAAAATCTCACCAGGCAAGCTGGCTCAGGCCATGGCagaggcccaggggcccgacaGAGGTGGGACAGGCTCCACCATGGACGCGCAGGAGTTTGAGGACACCGCTGCCAAGCTCTTCCTGGTCAGAGTGCGCATTGTGTCTTAG